The DNA region TTCGGAAACATACGTGCCAGCGATCAGGCCGACCGAGCGTTGGCAAACTTGGAAAGGTGGCACTGAAACTATCCGCCCCGACCGAACCGTGGATCGTGCGCAATGCAACCTGGAATGCTGCAGTCTTCATGGAGTCAATTTCCTTTTCTCTCATTGCGGATGCCATTGATCGAGTGCTTGGCTCATGGCGTCGACCTTATCCGGCAATGACTGCACCAAGTTAGTTTGCTCGCCGATGTCGTTACTCAAGTCGTACAGTTCGTAAGCGTGCTTGCCTTCCTCTCCGCCGTACCAGAGTCGGATGAGCTTGTAATCGCCTTCACGAATAAACGAGCCGCCGACTGTGCCTGCAAGAGTCTGGGATCGGGGAAAATGGCAGAACATGCGATCCCGATCCAGAGCCATGCCGTCGGCTAGGACAGGCAGGAGGCTGATACCATCGATGGCCGCGTACTGTGATTTGTCGATGCCTGCAATCTTAGTCAGTGTGGGGAAGATGTCGATCGCATGCACCGGTTGGTTGCAGGCTGGCAGCCTGCACGACTCCCGAGCGACGTAGCAACTCGTTGTGAATGCGGCGGGAATGGTTGCGGAATTTCTGCTCGTTCTCTTTCTCGATTTCGGCCGTGTTGACTCCATCTGGCCGAATGTCGTCCAAGCTGACACCATAGGTTCCCAGCAATGTCCAATAGGTTGCTGAATCGGAATGGTCGACACCATCGTAGGCGAACTTGCCGTCCACGAAGATCGTGCCCAGCCTGCTGGTGCGGAACTGATCGTAATACTCGCGGCCCTTTGGGGCTCCGCTAACGATACCGTGTTGGCCGATAGCGCCGCATTCGTAGAAGCGGATTTTGTCGTCGGCTGCCACGCGTTTTAAATAGCTGCAAGCGGCCGAGTCTTCGCGGCAATTGGCGACGTTTTCGGGGTGTTCTTTCGATCCCTGATGGAGTGGCGAGTTCGTCCAGTGGGCGATGAAGCGAACACGCTTAAGAATGTCTTGTTTGCTGGTCGCCAAACAATGATGCACCAGAATCGCGGGCTCGGTTAGCGAACCCCAGCACAATACATTCAAGACATCATCATCCGCGATCGTCTCGGCTGTCGCGAGCAAGTCTGCGACGGTGTCATAGCGATCCAAAGAAGCGTAGGTGCGTTCGCTGTTGAAACGCTCGGCCGACTCTTTGATGCAAGACTGCTTGAATGAGATCGCCTTGGGAAATCCACCGATCTCTTTGTTCAGCGCCAACACTTCGGCTTCGTAAGCGTTACCAAAGTAGTTGCTGGCCCAGACGGCTTGGTCCGGCGACTCGCGATGCTCGTTGCGGTGAGTGCTGGCGACAACGATTCCCAGTGTTTCAAATTCGTTAGCCATCAACAGGTAACCCGCCATCGCAGATATGTCATCGGGATCATTGACGCTGCCTTCTTTCTCATCGCCACCTAAACGCTTGTCACTCATGTCGCTGATGATCCAGACTTTCGGCTTCCTGATCTTAGGCTTCCGGCCTGAAGCATTTTTGTCATCACGGGCTGGCATCACGTGCGTTAAGTCGGCTGGCAGCGTATTCGACGACGCTTCAACAATCTCGACTCTGCCGCCTTCCTCACTAACGAACAAATCCCCAAGTTTTTTGAGTCCATCAATGTAAACCGTCGCGTCGCCCTCGGCGCGAAAACGCACCTTGTTTACCGAGATGTTTTTGGCCTGTAGAGTCGCATTCTCTTTCACATTCGCTTCGCCGAGGTTGTTCTCCGGTTGCCAAGTCATCGGACGTCCGAAGTGAACACGGTTGGCAATCAGCTTCGCATCGCCCGACAGCTCGAGCGTTGTGCAGCCGAAGGTCATGTCTTGTGGCTTGTCGATGCCTTCAACGCGAACCGTTCCGGCACTTTGCATCCACTCACAGATATGGGTACGGCCCTTGATCGTTGCGTCGGTTTCTTCGCCAGAAAAGTACATGGCGTACATCGAAATGCCGACAGGTTCGCCGTTGTTCCGCTTTAATGTCAAGTTACCCATCACAAGCGGCGTTGCGAGATCGTTCGTCAGCGTGATTTCGCCTTTCAAGTTGTGCGGAAACAGCGATACGATCGTGTCTCGCGACGCGGTCAACGTGACTTCGGCGGGCGGTTGCCAGCCACCAATGCGGCGGAGGAAAAGAAACCAACGCTGGACGCGTGTGTCGGTCATGTTCAATCGCCAATTGACGCCGGGAAGCAAATTGTCCCGATTGTACTGGGCTGTGATCGAATCACCCGGCACCAAATTCAACTTCGTGCTGCCGCCTTTGTCACAGTAAACACCCAAGCCAATCGGGAAGTCCGAATCGGTCAACGTCACGTCTGCTTCACCCGACAAGATGATGGCATCGGGTCGCGGACCGGCTTTCAATCGCGTGCCTCGAAGGACGCCTTTGCCTTTTTCCCAGTGGAAACTGATGCCGTAGGAATACGATACTGTCGTGTCGGTCGCTTCCCAAAGACCTTGGTAAAGACGAAAGACTGTGTGGATCGCCGTACCACCTTTGTTTACGAAACCGCCGATCTCGCATTTGTTTGTTACCAGCGTGCCGCCTTCCCACTTGACACTGTGATGGCGTGAATAGTCACCGACGATTTCGAACGTGCAATTCTCCAGCGTGAGCTTGGCGTTTGCAGGAAGGATCAAACTGCCGTCGAGTCGGATGTGTTTGTCGCGTACGACTTCCTCCCCACTGACCGTCCAGTCGCCTTGGCGTGAGTCGATGTCACGCGCGGCAGCGGGGGAGACCATCAAGGTCGTGCAGGCTGCTAGCCTGCACAAAAAAAGAATGATGATTGCAGGTTGGCAGCCTGCCCTAGGGTTTTTCGGCATGTTATTGCTTGGTTGAATGAGAAGAAAGCTTTTTTTGCGGGCTAGCAGCCTATTCAGCTCCAAGGCCAAATTTCAGGCTGGCGCCTGAGCTACGGATGGGGCGCAAACCGAGTTCTTGAGCACCATTGTGACGCCAAAACGTGGCTTTGCTAGTGGATATCGCGCCTACGGGAAGTAAGACTCTACACACCCGGAATCCACTCGATGCGTCGCCCGTCTGTTGCCCTGACACGAACAAATATGCAGCATTTTGGCATTCTTTCGCCGTGCCCAAGACGACATCAAATAGACGTGCGATGCATTATCTAATCGACACTTTCGGCGTCTTCGGGGCACTGTTCGGTTAGGCCAGCACTTCCCGCTTTGCCATCGCTGCTGAGCGTTTGCAACGTCTCGCCTCGATTACTGGAATTCCCAGCGTTTGACCGACTTCTTCGTGTTCGCATCAAGGTAGTCGATGGATTGGATCTCCACCGGCCCCTTTTCGAGAGGAAGATACAGACGAACGATTTGTGTCGTTTTCTCAATCGGCAAATCGATCCGCAGCTCCTGCCACTCCGATCCAGCAGGAAGATCGAATTCCACCGTCTGCCCCTGAGCAGGAAAATTCTCCTGAGCCGCCAACTTCCACTGCACCATCCCTGCACCTCCCGTCTGACTCCGAGCCCGAAGGTGCAGAGTCAACGGGATCCCCGTTTTGATTTGAGCCGTGCCGAGGAAAGGGTTCCGTTTACCCGGCTCCATCGTCACGACCAAGGCTCCGTTCTTGACCTCGACCGAACACATTTTCGGCACGAGACCGGCATCATGGGACCGAGCCGCCATGGCCACCTGCGGCCTATACGCCGGATTGGGTTTAGGCACCAAGGCACCTGTGTCTGCGATGAACTCGTCGATCAACGCGTCAAGTGCCTTCACCCTGTCCGGCATGGTCTCGGCCAGGTTGTTCGTCTCGCTGATATCCTTCGTCAGGTTGTAAAGCTCGCGCACCTCGGGGTAATCTCGATGCGGTTCGAAGCGTCGGATCAGTTTCCATTCACCTTTCCGCACCGACACCGCTGGGATGATGTGAGGAAACCAAGTGAAGTAGGCCTCACGATTGAGACGGCCGGTCCGCTCGAGAACC from Novipirellula artificiosorum includes:
- a CDS encoding nucleoside hydrolase-like domain-containing protein, with protein sequence MVSPAAARDIDSRQGDWTVSGEEVVRDKHIRLDGSLILPANAKLTLENCTFEIVGDYSRHHSVKWEGGTLVTNKCEIGGFVNKGGTAIHTVFRLYQGLWEATDTTVSYSYGISFHWEKGKGVLRGTRLKAGPRPDAIILSGEADVTLTDSDFPIGLGVYCDKGGSTKLNLVPGDSITAQYNRDNLLPGVNWRLNMTDTRVQRWFLFLRRIGGWQPPAEVTLTASRDTIVSLFPHNLKGEITLTNDLATPLVMGNLTLKRNNGEPVGISMYAMYFSGEETDATIKGRTHICEWMQSAGTVRVEGIDKPQDMTFGCTTLELSGDAKLIANRVHFGRPMTWQPENNLGEANVKENATLQAKNISVNKVRFRAEGDATVYIDGLKKLGDLFVSEEGGRVEIVEASSNTLPADLTHVMPARDDKNASGRKPKIRKPKVWIISDMSDKRLGGDEKEGSVNDPDDISAMAGYLLMANEFETLGIVVASTHRNEHRESPDQAVWASNYFGNAYEAEVLALNKEIGGFPKAISFKQSCIKESAERFNSERTYASLDRYDTVADLLATAETIADDDVLNVLCWGSLTEPAILVHHCLATSKQDILKRVRFIAHWTNSPLHQGSKEHPENVANCREDSAACSYLKRVAADDKIRFYECGAIGQHGIVSGAPKGREYYDQFRTSRLGTIFVDGKFAYDGVDHSDSATYWTLLGTYGVSLDDIRPDGVNTAEIEKENEQKFRNHSRRIHNELLRRSGVVQAASLQPTGACDRHLPHTD
- a CDS encoding sulfatase/phosphatase domain-containing protein, whose product is MHAIDIFPTLTKIAGIDKSQYAAIDGISLLPVLADGMALDRDRMFCHFPRSQTLAGTVGGSFIREGDYKLIRLWYGGEEGKHAYELYDLSNDIGEQTNLVQSLPDKVDAMSQALDQWHPQ